The Toxorhynchites rutilus septentrionalis strain SRP chromosome 3, ASM2978413v1, whole genome shotgun sequence genome includes a region encoding these proteins:
- the LOC129779421 gene encoding FAS-associated factor 2-like — protein sequence MDSDGLSNEQTEKVLQFQDITGLEDINVCRDILIRHQWDLEVAFQEHLNIREGRPSAYASESRAPQVVNDRFLQHVFAAQRGPGAPVPSGVGGMIGFVVNYVFNFCYNTLSSIVAAFLNLFKDKERIVTDPLGDVLKFIQTYNGKYPEHPVFYHGTYAQALNDAKRELKFLLVYLHSESSTEANTFCRDTLSNAQVIEYVNRRMLFWACDISSPEGYRVSHSINARTYPVLVIIALRANKMVIMGRMEGHCNGEELIRRMETVVNDNEVWLNQARQDRLERDLTQTLRRQQDDAYQMSLRADQEKQRRKQKELEKALAAQQAIEADKLAEMQRLQNIEMLKMELASQVPSEPEPGAPGTISIVFKLPSGLRLERRFLASHTLQDVHNFIFCHPEAPDSFEITTNFPKRVLQCAPTEDPLPTLVEAGLKNREVLFVADLDA from the exons ATGGACAGTGATGGCCTATCGAATGAACAGACGGAAAAAGTATTACAATTCCAGGACATAACCGGTCTGGAGGATATTAATGTATGCCGGGACATTCTGATTCGTCATCAGTGGGATCTGGAGGTAGCTTTCCAGGAGCATTTGAATATACGGGAAGGGCGTCCATCTGCGTACGCTTCTGAATCCCGTGCGCCACAGGTCGTAAACGATCGCTTCCTGCAGCATGTTTTCGCAGCCCAGCGCGGACCGGGAGCCCCCGTACCGTCCGGTGTGGGTGGAATGATTGGTTTTGTGGTCAACTACGTGTTCAATTTCTGTTACAACACACTATCCTCGATCGTGGCTGCATTTCTGAACCTTTTCAAGGACAAAGAAAGAA TTGTAACCGACCCTTTGGGCGATGTGCTGAAATTCATTCAGACTTACAACGGAAAATACCCGGAACATCCGGTATTCTATCATGGCACATACGCTCAAGCGTTGAACGACGCCAAGCGTGAGCTCAAATTTCTCTTAGTATATCTGCATTCCGAGTCAAGCACGGAGGCGAACACGTTTTGCCGAGACACGCTTTCTAACGCTCAGGTCATCGAATACGTCAATAGGCGGATGCTGTTCTGGGCCTGTGACAtatcttctcctgaaggataccGTGTATCACACTCAATCAATGCACGCACCTATCCAGTGCTTGTGATTATCGCTTTGAGGGCAAACAAAATGGTCATTATGGGTCGCATGGAGGGTCATTGCAATGGCGAAGAACTGATACGACGCATGGAAACCGTTGTCAATGACAATGAAGTTTGGCTCAACCAAGCCCGCCAGGATCGATTGGAAAGAGATCTCACACAAACACTGCGCCGACAGCAGGATGATGCATACCAAATGTCGCTACGCGCGGATCAGGAGAAACAACGTCGGAAACAGAAGGAACTCGAAAAAGCTTTGGCGGCTCAACAGGCAATCGAGGCCGATAAGCTAGCTGAGATGCAGAGGTTGCAAAACATCGAGATGCTCAAAATGGAATTGGCTTCACAAGTGCCTTCCGAGCCAGAGCCGGGAGCACCCGGCACGATCAGCATAGTCTTCAAACTACCGAGTGGTTTGCGGTTAGAACGGAGATTCCTTGCGTCCCACACCCTACAG GacgtacataattttattttctgccatccgGAGGCACCGGACTCGTTCGAAATTACCACTAACTTTCCGAAGCGGGTATTACAGTGTGCTCCAACAGAAGATCCGTTGCCCACTTTGGTTGAGGCGGGTTTGAAAAACCGCGAAGTGCTTTTCGTAGCCGATCTGGACGCATAG